The following DNA comes from Alnus glutinosa chromosome 6, dhAlnGlut1.1, whole genome shotgun sequence.
ATTCCGTAAACATCCTTGAAAATCAGAACCAGACAACGATACAGATGAATTTCCACCAATAAATAACAATCGGTCACCCAAATTCTCCACTCTATCCCAACTGGGCCCGCTCCAATTCATTCTGAAAACATCAAACCGTAACGTTCCAAATCCATGCCCCATTTCCACTTCATTATTGCAATGGCGTGCAACCATTAACAACTCATCGTCCCCTGAATTCACTAAACGATTCACCAGGCAGTAAATAGGTGGTCTTGGTGGTCTGAAATTTACTGAAACACTCGGTAACTCGCAATTTACATTACAAACTGCAATTTCTCCTCCTTCTTTCAAAGCGTAGAATTTCTCCTTGTAATAAACAATGTCTTCAATGTAACCCACGTCAGGAAAGAAAGTCCAAGATAGATCACCGTTTTTATAGTATGCCAACTCATCGTTATATCTGAGAATCGCCATCGCAACAAAGTTGCCATTCAGTGGGTCTGAGGAAATAACAATTTTTCTGACAAACATGTCACGCATTGCCCTCAAACTATCATAGTATAATTCGCCGTCCCTGTTAAAGAACTCATACTCCCGGCCGACTCTGGAGTAGTCAAAGCTCACCACGTTGGGGAAGGAGATGAGCGAAGGGAGGTGGAATTTGGCATGAGTGAGAGGGTTAAGGAGAACGATGGCTGGGGAGTCGTCGAGAATGACGAGCCAACCATTGGAGGAGGAGCAAATGCGAATTTCGGGGCGAGAAGCTTCTGGGAGTTCGATATGGTAGGTGTTGCCCGTAGAGAGGTCATAAAAGGAGCGCTGGTATCGTGGTTGGGATTTGGAGAGAGGAAGCATGAGCCATGGGAGTTGTGGGGGGAGGTGGCGCGGAACCTTTGGAATCGACCGGCGCCACATGAGACACACAGCTCGGAATCGAACATAATCGATGTAAACGGTGATTTTCTTCGAGATTGATTGAACGAGTTCTTCGGGAAGTTGAGTCCAATCAACAGCCATTCTTGATCCAATTCCTAGATGAACCATTTATCAAAAGAATACAGTCAATAGTTGTaggtttaattaaaaaaaaaaaaactaaaacgaAAGTACTGAAGGTGAAAACGCGGGTGGTCAAGAGAGTTCTAGACCATTTCCCAAATTTCCCCCAAAAAGAAAAccgcaacaaaaaaaaagaccccaaaaagaaaaaagactttttTTGTTCATCGATTTTGTCATTTGAATCACATGGCTCTAAAAACGCAACCTGGCCATCACCATTCAATTCCAAACCCAGCAACCCTAAACCAAGAAAACGCAGCGgaaaatcatcaaacacatcggCTACACAACGTCGAACACATCTCCCAAAAAGAGACCCACAAATCCAAACCAACAAtcattgtacagaattcaatcAAATGGAAAacatgagaaagaaagaaacaaatcaAAAGGAAAGAGCTCTCATTTACCGGAGGTCTAAATACCCGTGTAAAAATTCACCGTTCAGttcattatatttaaaaaagaaacccatatatgaaaaaagaaaaagaaaaaaaaagaaacaaacccaCCGTTGCTTGAGGAGGCTTTCACTGCATCTGCGTTCTGGCTCCTCATCATCCCAGAACAGGCCCTGTTCTAGCAAGACTGGAAAAGGGTCTGGTTTATGGGTATTGCGGTATTAGAAATTTAAGCCGACTTAGATTTTGTCTCGAAAGCAAAGACTTTTGAAGAGTAAATCAAACGGGGAGCTTTGTCTTCTCGTAGttcctgagagagagagagagagagagagaaaaaaaaaaagaaaggggaggGGGTGAGCTTTGTCGTCTGCGTCTGCGTTCTGGGGATATTTCGGAGATTTGGGGCCTTTCAGAAATGTTTCAGGTTTCctttcgtgttttttttttttttttaattattaaaaaaaaaaaaactgacgtgCACAGAGCCACGTCAGCAGAGTGGTGTCTACTAATAACAATCTTCGTCTTCGTAGCATTCTTTGTATCCACACTAAATTttactaattaaaataattaaaagttatttttctctattttggtgagttattttttttaaaacactccTACCAGCTtcacaattttaactatttattattcactattttatttaaataatacttattcgaatatctttattttttctatttattttttttattgtttatcttttcctaacactcttattttttttaaattgttttgtttttcaaaaatgttttatggcttattttgtaaaaatgtaTTAATAGTCAAGGCCACatttaaaaaactatttaaataATTGATATTCGAAAGTAATTTCCAGCATTTGAAAAGCTcctgaattttttaattttattttttatattgataacataaatttttaaaaatattaccaAACAGGCGTTCAACATGTCAAAGTTTGGTTGGATCGTAAAGAcaggagaggaaaaaaaaaaaaaaaaaaaaaaaaaaaagagaaagaaattgcaatttttattgtttttttaatgatttggaaAGTGAATAATACTCGTCAAAGTTGATAAGTACTGTTCACTTACCAAATTTTTGTTGGTT
Coding sequences within:
- the LOC133872042 gene encoding F-box protein SKIP23-like, which codes for MMRSQNADAVKASSSNGIGSRMAVDWTQLPEELVQSISKKITVYIDYVRFRAVCLMWRRSIPKVPRHLPPQLPWLMLPLSKSQPRYQRSFYDLSTGNTYHIELPEASRPEIRICSSSNGWLVILDDSPAIVLLNPLTHAKFHLPSLISFPNVVSFDYSRVGREYEFFNRDGELYYDSLRAMRDMFVRKIVISSDPLNGNFVAMAILRYNDELAYYKNGDLSWTFFPDVGYIEDIVYYKEKFYALKEGGEIAVCNVNCELPSVSVNFRPPRPPIYCLVNRLVNSGDDELLMVARHCNNEVEMGHGFGTLRFDVFRMNWSGPSWDRVENLGDRLLFIGGNSSVSLSGSDFQGCLRNPCYLSPCDDYGQCLKNCIYFTDDIYCFNCNPDAFAYGVFGKKGDRGIFKLWDETFVSLPYRELERGSWELWFTPSPGGGRESEDDVGYEVDYGS